A window of Haloarcula marismortui ATCC 43049 genomic DNA:
CATCCGGAGTGGAGAGCGTCGCTTCGACGTTCTGGACGCCATCGCCGGACACTGACACGTCGATGGTGAAGCTATCGCCCTGCGTGTCTTTGCCCGGGGTACATCACAAATAATAATTACTATGGGTAACAGTAGCGTGCAAAGCTGACAGTGTATAGACGTTAAATCACTGTCTCCGGTATGCAGCGAACCGTTTGTGACGCGATGGATGACAATCGAATTTATATGACTGCCTGCATTGTACCCAAGCAATCAGACTATGGCGGGGTATGTGTGTACGATTGCAGGCGGCAAGGGCGGCGTCGGGAAGACGACGACCGCGGTAAATCTCGGGGCCGTCTTGCAGGAGATGGACTACGACGTGGCCGTCGTCGACGCAGATCTGGGGATGGCGAATCTCGGCTCGATGCTCTCCGTGGAGCCCGAAAAGAGCCTCCACGAGATTCTGGCTGGCGAGGCTGCGGTGAGTGAGGCTCTGACTGATGCCCCGGGTGGGCTCACGGTGATTCCGGGCGAACAGTCCCTTGAGGCGTTTGCGGACGCTGACCCCGCAAAGCTCAGGAAAGTCATCAAGACGCTCCGAAATGCCTACGACGTGGTGCTGATCGACACCGGGGCTGGACTGAGCCACGAAGTCGCCGTGCCGCTGGGACTGGCTGACGGCATCGTCCTCGTCACGACCCCCGATGACGTTGCGGTGGGCGATACGGTCAAAACGGCCCAGCTAGCGAACCGCATTGACGGGACCGTTCTCGGCTCAATCATCAATCGCGCGACCCGCCACACTGATGTCGCGTCCATCGCCGAGCAGATGGAGTTCCCGCTGCTTGCGGTCATCCCGGATGACCCGCAGGCGACGACCGAGGAACCGCTCGTACTCAACGCCCCTGAGAGCACGGCTGCCGATGCCTATCAGCGACTGTCCGAGGCGCTGGAAGGCGTGTTCTTCCACGGCGAAAGCCCCGAACGGGATATCGAGACAATACTTGACGACGAGTGGTTCATTGAAGACACCGAGGACCACTCCGATGCCGACGACGAGGACTCTGGCGGCGTGTTTGGCCTGTTTAACTGATATTTTTGCACCCGCCTGCTGTTCCGGTCGCAGTCCGCCGCCCCGACCGCATTTCACTGCCCCTAGATCATTCTGGAAGCGGCGGCCACAGCGTCGCGACCGTTTCCTGAATGAGCTGGGTCTGTGCCCGGCGCAGTCGCTCTGAGAGTGACGACGCAGAAATGTCCAGTTCCGTTGCCACGGCGTCCAGTGATGCAC
This region includes:
- a CDS encoding MinD/ParA family ATP-binding protein, whose product is MAGYVCTIAGGKGGVGKTTTAVNLGAVLQEMDYDVAVVDADLGMANLGSMLSVEPEKSLHEILAGEAAVSEALTDAPGGLTVIPGEQSLEAFADADPAKLRKVIKTLRNAYDVVLIDTGAGLSHEVAVPLGLADGIVLVTTPDDVAVGDTVKTAQLANRIDGTVLGSIINRATRHTDVASIAEQMEFPLLAVIPDDPQATTEEPLVLNAPESTAADAYQRLSEALEGVFFHGESPERDIETILDDEWFIEDTEDHSDADDEDSGGVFGLFN